Proteins from one Mugil cephalus isolate CIBA_MC_2020 chromosome 15, CIBA_Mcephalus_1.1, whole genome shotgun sequence genomic window:
- the LOC125021781 gene encoding arf-GAP with Rho-GAP domain, ANK repeat and PH domain-containing protein 1 isoform X1, with amino-acid sequence MTPPPVPVPKPRARYLRDSRSSASSLEVVTDQTTSPPPSDGVQCSTDEDAPPPPSVPPHDDFFPSLAGVSDIIATNIPSLAGVVTAIGGSAPTAAPAPTAPPCVDSIANSIAAHVPDLAETASTVANPTTAPTSSTGAASLDSIVSSLANIPSFSGIINGLANQTVSSSPSEDKLRPLSLKTEGGGAHTDVSALSQLVMSTLDPAADVSFPPVEGAADVSFPPVEGAAGVPPENGTKGEDDYVTVLACWTNQEEADSESSNEEEDAGPAPSGLEGPMGGDSISSNQSPRLIPTRPAPPPPRTAGQSGKSVRPVKIPRAATIRVSRKKGRREPSTPVSAVVRASWLDVWKGFRHSVLWATLDGQLMSLWKKRTDRFSEVMFHVSSITNVKTQDKGRFTIYFRKKHYDFMAHSDDVQDGWVSSLLASRGQPSPASPDLHGPISMKESRGRAYAAVWGHEVWIYPSKESFQLGIASFSVPLNLATAKTTGKHSFSLITPYRTFSLSVESSKDLSLWLDVLSSTIRSALSCSQVAQRLWENPSNKVCADCGAANPEWASVNLLLVICHDCAGQHRALGSNLSKVRSLKMDNKIWTEPLIQLFILYGNRLANQVWAPAAPGAELLHPGASDEERSQFIQDKYKRGRYRRVHGLVSFPSMMDQRLCQVVCSDDVEETMSLICSGAKVSQSDPQSPSPLLLAERANQALQTELLRLNEFTEVPPHHPHSANRGLDSAPSGDEEEELHGKLEEDRFLFSVENDSAACDVLDLREVLSVFLKDGPAHQFEIVTLTDQLICNADDKEAVLNHLVHILKVVLPGGVSYAEVGGASAVSKVCVVEVGGATSQSDAWLLLWEGGVSIYPVHRHTMQALRIELSMLSHHEIDSSENIITMVTTERSVTLRFQEDYSSQTWFNHLETALANQSSEPQCPPPANHSSAPPQRPPPANRSSALYPKMELWTRGSVPSAIERCISHITAFGLKVEGVYRRCGLAPKVKRLVEVLMTSPNSAPLEGDEQGVLDAGSALKQYVRQQERLVPERDHPQWLQAAVISDERSRFKEYRRLLRQLPDDNRATLNALFGHFYMVQVFSYVNKMSAHNLAVVLAPSVFQAMNQDMINLTREFIIHHTLLFLTPGGGRREEEEEEQITVL; translated from the exons ATGACTCCACCTCCTGTTCCTGTCCCGAAGCCTCGAGCTCGTTACCTGAGGGACAGTCGGAGCTCCGCCTCCTCTCTAGA AGTCGTGACTGATCAGACGACATCGCCTCCTCCCTCAGATGGAGTTCAGTGCAGCACAG ATGAagacgctcctcctcctcccagtgtCCCCCCCCATGATGACTTCTTCCCATCATTGGCTGGTGTCTCTGACATCATCGCCACTAACATTCCCTCATTGGCTGGAGTCGTCACTGCCATTGGAGGCTCCGCCCCCACAGCCGCCCCAGCCCCCACGGCGCCCCCATGTGTTGACAGCATAGCTAACAGCATCGCTGCTCACGTACCGGACTTAGCAGAAACTGCTAGCACTGTGGCTAACCCCACCACCGCCCCCACCTCCAGCACAGGTGCTGCTAGCTTAGACAGCATTGTTAGCTCACTGGCTAACATACCCAGCTTTTCAGGCATCATTAATGGCTTGGCTAACCAGACTGTTAGCTCCTCTCCCTCAGAGGATAAACTACGCCCCCTCTCCCTGAAGACTGAAGGTGGAGGAGCTCATACAG atgtttctgcGCTGTCACAGCTGGTGATGTCGACCTTGGACCCAGCTGCAGACGTCAGCTTCCCACCTGTAGAGGGCGCTGCAGACGTCAGCTTCCCACCTGTAGAGGGCGCTGCAGGTGTCCCACCTGAAAATGGCACTAAAGGTGAAGACGACTATGTCACTGTTTTGGCGTGTTGGACGAATCAGGAGGAAGCTGACAGCGAGTCGTCCAATGAGGAGGAAGATGCAGGCCCTGCCCCCTCTGGATTGGAAGGACCAATGGGAGGAGACAG CATCTCGTCCAATCAGTCGCCTCGTTTGATCCCAACTCGACcggccccaccccctcctcgaACAGCCGGCCAATCAGGAAAGAGTGTGAGACCTGTGAAGATCCCGAG AGCTGCCACCATCAGAGTCTccaggaagaaaggaagaagagaacCATCGACTCCTGTCAGCGCCGTGGTCAGAGCAAGTTGGTTGGATGTCTGGAAGGGATTCAG ACACAGTGTCTTATGGGCGACGTTGGACGGACAGCTAATGTCTCTGTGGAAGAAACGAACA GACCGGTTCAGTGAGGTGATGTTCCATGTCTCCAGTATCACCAACGTCAAGACACAGGACAAAGGACGGTTCACAATTTACTTCAGGAAGAAACACTACGACTTCATGGCTCATAGTGACG ACGTCCAGGACGGTTGGGTCTCGTCTCTGCTGGCTTCTCGGGGCCAGCCAAGTCCCGCCTCCCCAGACTTGCACGGACCAATCAGCATGAAGGAGTCTCGTGGACGGGCCTATGCAGCCGTGTGGGGCCACGAGGTCTGGATCTACCCCAGCAAGGAGAGCTTCCAGCTGGGCATCGCCTCCTTCTCCGTCCCCCTGAACCTGGCCACAGCCAAGACCACCGGGAAGCACTCCTTCAGCCTCATCACGCCCTACAGGACATTCAG CCTGTCCGTTGAGTCGTCCAAGGATCTGTCTCTCTGGTTGGACGTCTTGTCCTCGACTATCCGCAGTGCCCTGTCCTGCAGCCAGGTGGCGCAGCGTCTCTGGGAGAACCCGTCCAACAAGGTGTGTGCTGACTGTGGAGCAGCTAATCCTGAGTGGGCGTCGGTCAACCTGCTGCTGGTCATCTGCCACGACTGTGCAG GTCAACACCGAGCTCTGGGCAGCAACTTGTCAAAGGTTCGAAGTCTGAAGATGGACAACAAGATCTGGACTGAACCACTGATACAG CTATTTATCCTCTATGGGAACCGGCTGGCCAATCAGGTGTGGGCTCCAGCCGCGCCAGGGGCGGAGCTACTGCATCCAGGGGCCAGTGATGAGGAGAGGTCACAGTTCATCCAGGACAAATATAAGAGGGGGCGCTATAGACGAGTCCATGGTCTGGTGTCCTTCCCCTCCATGATGGACCAg AGGTTGTGTCAGGTCGTGTGTAGTGATGATGTAGAAGAAACAATGTCTCTGATCTGCTCAGGTGCAAAG GTGAGTCAGTCTGACCCCCAgagcccctcccccctcctgcTGGCTGAGAGAGCCAATCAGGCGCTGCAGACAGAACTACTTCGACTCAACGAGTTCACAG aagtCCCGCCCCATCATCCCCACTCAGCCAATAGGGGACTTGACTCCGCCCCCTCAG gggacgaggaggaggagcttcacGGGAAACTGGAGGAAGATCGTTTCTTGTTCTCGGTGGAAAACGACTCAGCCGCTTGCGACGTCCTGGACCTGAGGGAGGTTCTATCTGTGTTCCTGAAGGACGG ACCGGCTCATCAGTTTGAGATAGTGACGCTGACCGATCAGCTGATCTGTAACGCTGACGACAAGGAGGCGGTGCTGAACCACCTGGTTCACATCCTAAAG GTGGTACTCCCGGGGGGCGTGTCTTATGCGGAGGTGGGCGGGGCTTCTGCAGTCAGTAAAGTGTGTGTGgttgaagtgggcggagccactAGTCAGTCTGACGCTTGGTTATTGCTGTGGGAGGGCGGAGTCAGCATTTACCCCGTCCACAGACACACCATGCAGGCCCTCAGGATCGaactgagcatgctcagtcaCCACG AAATTGATTCTTCTGAAAACATCATCACCATGGTAACCACAGAGAG GAGTGTGACGCTACGTTTCCAGGAGGACTACAGTTCTCAGACCTGGTTCAACCACCTGGAGACAGCCCTGGCCAATCAGAGCTCGGAACCTCAGTGTCCTcctccagccaatcacagctcagctcctcctcagcgTCCTCCTCCAGCCAATCGGAGCTCAGCTCTGTACCCTAAGATGGAGCTGTGGACCAGAGGTTCCGTTCCATCAGCGATCGAACGCTGCATCTCCCACATCACGGCCTTCG GTCTGAAGGTGGAGGGCGTCTACCGCCGCTGTGGCCTCGCTCCCAAAGTGAAGCGATTGGTGGAGGTCCTGATGACATCACCAAACTCCGCCCCCCTGGAGGGTGATGAGCAGGGTGTGTTGGACGCTGGCTCCGCCCTCAAACAATATGTCCGCCAGCAGGAGAGGCTGGTCCCAGAACGAGACCATCCGCAgtggctgcaggctgcag
- the LOC125021781 gene encoding arf-GAP with Rho-GAP domain, ANK repeat and PH domain-containing protein 1 isoform X2: protein MTPPPVPVPKPRARYLRDSRSSASSLEVVTDQTTSPPPSDGVQCSTDEDAPPPPSVPPHDDFFPSLAGVSDIIATNIPSLAGVVTAIGGSAPTAAPAPTAPPCVDSIANSIAAHVPDLAETASTVANPTTAPTSSTGAASLDSIVSSLANIPSFSGIINGLANQTVSSSPSEDKLRPLSLKTEGGGAHTDVSALSQLVMSTLDPAADVSFPPVEGAAGVPPENGTKGEDDYVTVLACWTNQEEADSESSNEEEDAGPAPSGLEGPMGGDSISSNQSPRLIPTRPAPPPPRTAGQSGKSVRPVKIPRAATIRVSRKKGRREPSTPVSAVVRASWLDVWKGFRHSVLWATLDGQLMSLWKKRTDRFSEVMFHVSSITNVKTQDKGRFTIYFRKKHYDFMAHSDDVQDGWVSSLLASRGQPSPASPDLHGPISMKESRGRAYAAVWGHEVWIYPSKESFQLGIASFSVPLNLATAKTTGKHSFSLITPYRTFSLSVESSKDLSLWLDVLSSTIRSALSCSQVAQRLWENPSNKVCADCGAANPEWASVNLLLVICHDCAGQHRALGSNLSKVRSLKMDNKIWTEPLIQLFILYGNRLANQVWAPAAPGAELLHPGASDEERSQFIQDKYKRGRYRRVHGLVSFPSMMDQRLCQVVCSDDVEETMSLICSGAKVSQSDPQSPSPLLLAERANQALQTELLRLNEFTEVPPHHPHSANRGLDSAPSGDEEEELHGKLEEDRFLFSVENDSAACDVLDLREVLSVFLKDGPAHQFEIVTLTDQLICNADDKEAVLNHLVHILKVVLPGGVSYAEVGGASAVSKVCVVEVGGATSQSDAWLLLWEGGVSIYPVHRHTMQALRIELSMLSHHEIDSSENIITMVTTERSVTLRFQEDYSSQTWFNHLETALANQSSEPQCPPPANHSSAPPQRPPPANRSSALYPKMELWTRGSVPSAIERCISHITAFGLKVEGVYRRCGLAPKVKRLVEVLMTSPNSAPLEGDEQGVLDAGSALKQYVRQQERLVPERDHPQWLQAAVISDERSRFKEYRRLLRQLPDDNRATLNALFGHFYMVQVFSYVNKMSAHNLAVVLAPSVFQAMNQDMINLTREFIIHHTLLFLTPGGGRREEEEEEQITVL, encoded by the exons ATGACTCCACCTCCTGTTCCTGTCCCGAAGCCTCGAGCTCGTTACCTGAGGGACAGTCGGAGCTCCGCCTCCTCTCTAGA AGTCGTGACTGATCAGACGACATCGCCTCCTCCCTCAGATGGAGTTCAGTGCAGCACAG ATGAagacgctcctcctcctcccagtgtCCCCCCCCATGATGACTTCTTCCCATCATTGGCTGGTGTCTCTGACATCATCGCCACTAACATTCCCTCATTGGCTGGAGTCGTCACTGCCATTGGAGGCTCCGCCCCCACAGCCGCCCCAGCCCCCACGGCGCCCCCATGTGTTGACAGCATAGCTAACAGCATCGCTGCTCACGTACCGGACTTAGCAGAAACTGCTAGCACTGTGGCTAACCCCACCACCGCCCCCACCTCCAGCACAGGTGCTGCTAGCTTAGACAGCATTGTTAGCTCACTGGCTAACATACCCAGCTTTTCAGGCATCATTAATGGCTTGGCTAACCAGACTGTTAGCTCCTCTCCCTCAGAGGATAAACTACGCCCCCTCTCCCTGAAGACTGAAGGTGGAGGAGCTCATACAG atgtttctgcGCTGTCACAGCTGGTGATGTCGACCTTGGACCCAGCTGCAGACGTCAGCTTCCCACCTGTAGAG GGCGCTGCAGGTGTCCCACCTGAAAATGGCACTAAAGGTGAAGACGACTATGTCACTGTTTTGGCGTGTTGGACGAATCAGGAGGAAGCTGACAGCGAGTCGTCCAATGAGGAGGAAGATGCAGGCCCTGCCCCCTCTGGATTGGAAGGACCAATGGGAGGAGACAG CATCTCGTCCAATCAGTCGCCTCGTTTGATCCCAACTCGACcggccccaccccctcctcgaACAGCCGGCCAATCAGGAAAGAGTGTGAGACCTGTGAAGATCCCGAG AGCTGCCACCATCAGAGTCTccaggaagaaaggaagaagagaacCATCGACTCCTGTCAGCGCCGTGGTCAGAGCAAGTTGGTTGGATGTCTGGAAGGGATTCAG ACACAGTGTCTTATGGGCGACGTTGGACGGACAGCTAATGTCTCTGTGGAAGAAACGAACA GACCGGTTCAGTGAGGTGATGTTCCATGTCTCCAGTATCACCAACGTCAAGACACAGGACAAAGGACGGTTCACAATTTACTTCAGGAAGAAACACTACGACTTCATGGCTCATAGTGACG ACGTCCAGGACGGTTGGGTCTCGTCTCTGCTGGCTTCTCGGGGCCAGCCAAGTCCCGCCTCCCCAGACTTGCACGGACCAATCAGCATGAAGGAGTCTCGTGGACGGGCCTATGCAGCCGTGTGGGGCCACGAGGTCTGGATCTACCCCAGCAAGGAGAGCTTCCAGCTGGGCATCGCCTCCTTCTCCGTCCCCCTGAACCTGGCCACAGCCAAGACCACCGGGAAGCACTCCTTCAGCCTCATCACGCCCTACAGGACATTCAG CCTGTCCGTTGAGTCGTCCAAGGATCTGTCTCTCTGGTTGGACGTCTTGTCCTCGACTATCCGCAGTGCCCTGTCCTGCAGCCAGGTGGCGCAGCGTCTCTGGGAGAACCCGTCCAACAAGGTGTGTGCTGACTGTGGAGCAGCTAATCCTGAGTGGGCGTCGGTCAACCTGCTGCTGGTCATCTGCCACGACTGTGCAG GTCAACACCGAGCTCTGGGCAGCAACTTGTCAAAGGTTCGAAGTCTGAAGATGGACAACAAGATCTGGACTGAACCACTGATACAG CTATTTATCCTCTATGGGAACCGGCTGGCCAATCAGGTGTGGGCTCCAGCCGCGCCAGGGGCGGAGCTACTGCATCCAGGGGCCAGTGATGAGGAGAGGTCACAGTTCATCCAGGACAAATATAAGAGGGGGCGCTATAGACGAGTCCATGGTCTGGTGTCCTTCCCCTCCATGATGGACCAg AGGTTGTGTCAGGTCGTGTGTAGTGATGATGTAGAAGAAACAATGTCTCTGATCTGCTCAGGTGCAAAG GTGAGTCAGTCTGACCCCCAgagcccctcccccctcctgcTGGCTGAGAGAGCCAATCAGGCGCTGCAGACAGAACTACTTCGACTCAACGAGTTCACAG aagtCCCGCCCCATCATCCCCACTCAGCCAATAGGGGACTTGACTCCGCCCCCTCAG gggacgaggaggaggagcttcacGGGAAACTGGAGGAAGATCGTTTCTTGTTCTCGGTGGAAAACGACTCAGCCGCTTGCGACGTCCTGGACCTGAGGGAGGTTCTATCTGTGTTCCTGAAGGACGG ACCGGCTCATCAGTTTGAGATAGTGACGCTGACCGATCAGCTGATCTGTAACGCTGACGACAAGGAGGCGGTGCTGAACCACCTGGTTCACATCCTAAAG GTGGTACTCCCGGGGGGCGTGTCTTATGCGGAGGTGGGCGGGGCTTCTGCAGTCAGTAAAGTGTGTGTGgttgaagtgggcggagccactAGTCAGTCTGACGCTTGGTTATTGCTGTGGGAGGGCGGAGTCAGCATTTACCCCGTCCACAGACACACCATGCAGGCCCTCAGGATCGaactgagcatgctcagtcaCCACG AAATTGATTCTTCTGAAAACATCATCACCATGGTAACCACAGAGAG GAGTGTGACGCTACGTTTCCAGGAGGACTACAGTTCTCAGACCTGGTTCAACCACCTGGAGACAGCCCTGGCCAATCAGAGCTCGGAACCTCAGTGTCCTcctccagccaatcacagctcagctcctcctcagcgTCCTCCTCCAGCCAATCGGAGCTCAGCTCTGTACCCTAAGATGGAGCTGTGGACCAGAGGTTCCGTTCCATCAGCGATCGAACGCTGCATCTCCCACATCACGGCCTTCG GTCTGAAGGTGGAGGGCGTCTACCGCCGCTGTGGCCTCGCTCCCAAAGTGAAGCGATTGGTGGAGGTCCTGATGACATCACCAAACTCCGCCCCCCTGGAGGGTGATGAGCAGGGTGTGTTGGACGCTGGCTCCGCCCTCAAACAATATGTCCGCCAGCAGGAGAGGCTGGTCCCAGAACGAGACCATCCGCAgtggctgcaggctgcag